A genomic stretch from Desulfuromonas thiophila includes:
- the bamE gene encoding outer membrane protein assembly factor BamE domain-containing protein, whose translation MRPVYTLFIALSLFTLTGCMSAGRPFNVTAVPQIKIGQTTKADLLGYLGEPWRTGVEDGQQTWTYGDYRYSLFGNTQTRDLVIRFNPDGRVSSYSFNSTYPQDRP comes from the coding sequence ATGCGCCCCGTCTACACCCTGTTTATCGCCTTGAGTCTGTTTACCCTGACCGGTTGCATGAGCGCCGGCCGACCATTCAATGTCACCGCCGTGCCACAGATCAAGATCGGCCAGACCACCAAGGCCGACCTGCTTGGCTACCTCGGGGAGCCCTGGCGCACCGGCGTGGAAGACGGTCAGCAGACCTGGACCTATGGCGATTACCGCTACTCTCTGTTCGGCAATACCCAGACCCGCGATCTGGTTATCCGCTTCAATCCCGATGGTCGCGTGTCTTCCTACAGTTTCAACTCCACCTATCCGCAGGATCGCCCCTGA